One window of the Podospora pseudocomata strain CBS 415.72m chromosome 7, whole genome shotgun sequence genome contains the following:
- the SNF5 gene encoding SWI/SNF chromatin-remodeling complex subunit (BUSCO:EOG0926115P; EggNog:ENOG503NVVX; COG:B; COG:K) → MAALQGSAPPALGTSSTSTTAADLPPDTDVQVDGPSSSHQPSASTPADGPTKSSATSPEPEDGDAALPIRDKDSFTRVMVDRFQTRDWVHSSLLGEDQIRLEKTTKDVLARTSDFKTYKEFYHQYPARLYGEGYRGYGNGYTENGGTTKLIYPSQRRRPGRRATPPVKFTKSQIKKQAEQPEELVPVRIDVDYDKIKLRDTFTFNLYERLVSVEHFAAELVEDMGLEPPLAKPVYDQVVAQMTEQLQDFFPFVHSEEEALDPELPYSAYKNDEMRILIKLNITIGAHTLVDQFEWELNNPLNSPEEFAACMARDLSLSGEFTTAIAHCIREQVQLFTRSLYSVGHPFDGRPIEDPDLLAAFLPTPLPSVFRPQQQAKDYAPYLYENTEAELERTENMFSREQRRQKRSTNRRGGPQLPDLKERQRTIRTSIVSSVLPGAALNIEESRLFKRATGAGAGRGGKRTLRDGVDLSDSEDSDESDPDSPAVSQLQGTARTRGMRGAATAAAQRMANIGRSETPEAVIHHHETRTSRRYGREATREQTEDVPQQYMITLRVNPARLRKFMREYKPRPLAALGSATPTPAHLRAPGVAGSMGPPSTPSAAGGAVAPNVQNQQDGIPAPPPNPDGTQPKIAAPPPPAWLTACLDELRRDYPNDIFDSTMRYFAINSETGNSMPLPLTPEQMALPTTKYVFLPRIKCADCPGKSYTVGPEHTVKGFEVHLRKNNTHQERVRARLAGGGGLPVVGDGRSPSVGAGSAAPAGGTGIVIPALNPNHTRTS, encoded by the exons ATGGCTGCTCTCCAAGGgtcagcaccaccagcactgGGCACGTCGTCCACGTCGACCACTgccgccgacctcccccctGACACCGACGTCCAGGTCGACGGCCCATCATCTTCCCACCAGCCTTCTGCATCCACACCTGCCGATGGCCCAACTAAATCCTCTGCCACAAGCCCCGAGcccgaggatggggatgcggCGCTCCCCATACGCGACAAGGACAGCTTCACAAGAGTCATGGTGGACCGCTTCCAGACACGCGACTGGGTTcattcttctcttctcggcGAAGATCAAATACGGCTCGAAAAGACTACCAAGGATGTGCTTGCGCGCACCAGTGACTTCAAGACCTACAAGGAATTCTATCACCAGTATCCGGCTAGGTTATATGGTGAAGGCTACCGCGGTTATGGCAACGGCTACACGGAGAATGGCGGGACGACCAAGCTCATATATCCCTCCCAGAGGCGTCGCCCCGGTCGCAGGGCTACGCCACCTGTCAAGTTCACAAAGTCCcagatcaagaagcaggcAGAGCAGCCTGAAGAACTGGTTCCCGTCCGGATAGATGTGGACTACGACAAAATCAAGCTCCGGGATACCTTTACCTTCAACCTCTATGAGCGCCTCGTGTCAGTCGAACACTTTGCCGCTGAACTGGTCGAAGACATGGGCCTCGAACCGCCTCTGGCCAAACCTGTCTATGACCAAGTGGTTGCCCAGATGACGGAACAGCTCCAGGATTTTTTCCCCTTCGTCCactcggaagaggaagcccTCGACCCCGAGCTCCCCTATTCGGCATACAAGAATGACGAGATGCGCATCCTGATCAaactcaacatcaccattgGGGCACACACGCTCGTGGACCAGTTTGAATGGgagctcaacaaccccctgaACTCGCCCGAGGAATTTGCTGCTTGCATGGCCCGGGACCTCTCTCTGTCGGGCGAGTTCACAACCGCCATTGCTCACTGCATCAGGGAACAGGTCCAGCTCTTCACGCGCAGTCTGTACAGTGTGGGCCATCCATTCGACGGCCGGCCAATCGAGGATCCAGACCTCCTTGCTGCCTTCTTGCCTACACCCCTTCCATCTGTGTTCcgacctcaacaacaagccaagGACTACGCACCGTACTTGTACGAGAATACCGAGGCCGAACTGGAACGAACCGAAAACATGTTCTCACGTGAGCAGAGGCGACAGAAGCGTTCTACCAACAGACGTGGTGGGCCTCAGTTGCCGGATCTTAAGGAAAGGCAAAGGACCATCCGAACTTCGATCGTATCCTCGGTGCTGCCCGGTGCAGCTCTAAACATTGAGGAAAGCCGGCTGTTCAAGCGCGCCACTGGTGCTGGGGCTGGCAGGGGAGGCAAGAGGACACTCAGAGATGGTGTCGACCTTTCAGACTCGGAAGACAGTGACGAGTCTGATCCTGATTCACCGGCCGTGTCTCAGCTTCAAGGGACCGCCAGAACCAGGGGTATGCGCGGCGCCGCCACGGCAGCTGCCCAGCGCATGGCCAATATTGGCCGATCCGAGACCCCTGAGGCtgtcatccaccaccacgagaCCCGAACGTCTCGGCGGTATGGCCGGGAGGCCACCAGGGAGCAGACAGAAGATGTGCCACAGCAATACATGATCACTCTGCGTGTCAACCCGGCTCGACTTAGGAAGTTTATGCGGGAGTACAAGCCGAGGCCGCTGGCAGCGCTAGGCTCAGCTACACCAACGCCTGCTCACCTACGAGCTCCGGGCGTGGCGGGTTCGATGGGCCCACCGTCAACGccatcagcagcaggcggcgcCGTGGCCCCTAATGTTCAGAACCAGCAAGATGGCATTCCGGCTCCACCACCGAACCCGGATGGCACACAACCCAAGATTGCAGCC ccaccaccaccagcgtgGCTCACAGCCTGTCTTGATGAGCTTCGCCGCGACTACCCCAACGACATCTTTGACTCTACAATGCGGTACTTTGCCATCAACTCCGAAACAGGGAACTCGATGCCTTTGCCTCTCACCCCGGAACAGATGGCCTTGCCCACGACAAAATACGTATTCTTGCCTAGGATCAAGTGTGCAGACTGTCCGGGCAAGAGTTATACCGTTGGTCCGGAGCACACGGTCAAGGGCTTTGAGGTGCATCTGAGGAAGAACAACACGCATCAGGAGAGGGTCAGGGCGAGGCTGgccggaggcggcgggctgCCAGTGGTGGGAGATGGGAGGAGTCCGAGTGTTGGGGCCGGTAGTGCGGCGCCAGCTGGAGGGACGGGGATCGTCATACCCGCCTTGAATCCGAATCATACGCGGACTTCCTAG
- a CDS encoding hypothetical protein (MEROPS:MER0005497; COG:J; EggNog:ENOG503NXK3), which translates to MQRRTPPSQNQATATGSKSSRPASRLDCLLSPPSSPRSVLFCLFPRLSTARSSPAAKMTTEEKPVDYTLNNPDTLTKYKTAAQISEKVLAEVSKLCVAGSKIVDICEKGDKLIEEEVAKVYRGKKITKGFSHPTTVSPAAFVTPYTPLKTDEKEAATEIQAGEPIKIQLGAQIDGFGSIVCDTVVAPEKEGAEPVIEGRTADLLLATYYVNELLLRLMIPPGLLASGTEEEKAKAASVKPPSQSKISSLLEKVAQAYDCNIVESTTSWLFDRNEIEGSKKIVISPGEGTKGEGVPEVGEVWGVEVGVSLGSGKVKQFEQRTTLHRRTANTYALKRPTSRKILSEVQKKFGTFPFSLRQLEDERDAKSGIIECVRGNVIRQYEASGEKDGEPVARLLTTVAITKNGLSKVGAPPALDLAKVKSDKKIVDEEILKILEQPLSRNTGKKNKNKKKKAEGEE; encoded by the exons ATGCAAAGAAGAACCCCGCCTTCACAAAATCAAGCAACCGCAACAGGCTCAAAATCGTCACGCCCCGCCAGCCGCCTTGATTGTTTgctctcccccccttcctcccctcgcTCAGTACTATTTTGTTTATTTCCCCGACTGTCCACCGCTCGTTCGAGTCCAGCCGCCAAAATGACCACCGAGGAGAAGCCCGTCG ACTACACTCTGAACAACCCcgacaccctcaccaagtACAAGACCGCCGCCCAGATCTCGGAGAAGGTCTTGGCCGAGGTATCGAAGCTATGCGTCGCTGGTAGCAAGATCGTCGACATCTGCGAAAAGGGCGAcaagctcatcgaggaggaagttgcCAAGGTCTACCGCGGCAAGAAGATCACCAAGG GTTTCTctcatcccaccaccgtctccccgGCTGCCTTTGTCACTCCTTACACCCCCCTGAAGACggacgagaaggaggctgCGACTGAGATCCAGGCCGGCGAGCCCATCAAGATCCAGCTCGGTGCCCAGATCGATGGCTTCGGCTCCATCGTTTGCGACACCGTCGTCGCccccgagaaggagggagcCGAGCCCGTCATCGAGGGCCGCACTGCCGACCTTCTCCTGGCCACCTACTATGTCAACGAGCTCCTCCTTCGGTTGATGATCCCCCCTGGACTTTTGGCCAGCGGCaccgaagaggagaaggccaaggctgcttCCGTCAAGCCTCCCTCGCAGTCCAAGATCTCCAGCCTTTTGGAGAAGGTCGCCCAGGCCTACGACTGCAACATTGTTGAAAGCACGACCTCGTGGCTCTTTGACCGCAACGAGATCGAGGGCTCCAAGAAGATTGTCATCTCGCCTGGCGAGGGCACCAAGGGCGAGGGCGTCCCCGAGGTCGGTGAGGTCTGGGGTGTCGAGGTTGGCGTCAGCTTGGGCTCTGGCAAGGTCAAGCAGTTTGAGCAAAGAACGACTCTGCACCGCCGCACCGCCAATACATACGCCCTCAAGCGTCCCACCTCGCGCAAGATCCTCTCCGAGGTGCAGAAGAAGTTTGGCACATTCCCCTTCAGCTTGCGCCAGCTCGAGGATGAGCGTGATGCCAAGTCTGGCATCATCGAGTGTGTTCGTGGCAATGTGATCCGTCAGTACGAGGCCAGTGGCGAGAAGGACGGCGAGCCTGTTGCCAGACTTTTGACCACCGTTG ccatcaccaagaacgGCCTCTCCAAGGTTGGTGCTCCCCCTGCTTTGGACCTCGCCAAGGTGAAGTCGGACAAGAAGAttgtggatgaggagatcCTCAAGATTCTTGAGCAGCCCCTGTCCCGCAACAcgggcaagaagaacaagaacaagaagaagaaggccgagggcgaggagtaA
- a CDS encoding hypothetical protein (BUSCO:EOG09262TEV; COG:S; EggNog:ENOG503NXE4), whose amino-acid sequence MPVTTISSNTRASRSRFSSPQVTASESATKESSAAAVSAAEGREPKKSTFLERWLEPPVQSKPSYQEAGLVRQGVFDNMAPLGTMPKLGVFKSSSAATPTPAANPPKTRIVLKSSRPAASSTPTPAALPPPPPPAPEEDETEEEDETAEPYTEAPYLERIKSEDRGLAEGINYRETTPAVSAPSRSHGSFSSRDVEAGNWGPGRMSQVSSADRRSQSRASASSHPSHHHHIQQQPSTSSASREDDLKKITAKVVEAAVEAALQFCRYPTAWALRTLYDENCTSLEFLTMIEKVFMQKADAPTLSKFAKDIQKKKKEGKASNQGFQYFFGHEQTSIPPAKPAPYNHLINFGVSLLHFKESEPAPKTERQSTLDRHTEQPEPEPETRTVPAPACAPPQQQESPAQPEPAQEPVQLPLREATPLPAAVAESPPVVEDSVGPLPSDPEPVGTTAPDTEPEQTPELPQRNEPQAEPERREDKEPEEPPRKKRKSARHSEATSKKMMEAAAAAAAAASATTTTTTQEVDGKLVAETPRRRTRATSHSSTSTLSTARSLSLTPVAARHQAIENEEETLVSDAPPSRNSPAPAQPINGKRRRSNAPRKSKGGNVSPSRRSSVASAAPRPAQSASNSRRQTPAVDQSLVDEEPYDPGATVDTFITSLNGKKNKPAIVFTSKVGKLDENDEKTQRRRQAKEVTNGKILEDAITKKDASGQWEYSNARGLVDQPLADESMMMETPNALATRLRATLPASRSTPAAREGRNTRSARKRSHDEVEDPTSPITPGFPNSAAPSTAANSRAGTPATLRPAKKARTGLRVKNSPMKKKTGPLAGIPRPSGERSSPVGNGPVGNPQDDNDDYCASCSSNGELICCDGCTRSFHFNCVDPPLARDAMPNEWFCNVCRMTRELQPFREHTGSFALLFEKLEAKNSTAFALPPDIRNCFEGVRTGPEGEYEEILPVVKTARKKKSDEEAPDFFRLRDAEGNAAICHSCQKHSASDRAIIPCSACGIFWHLDCLDPPLANPPVLRTWKCPLHIDELLAEMPEVLAPAHRVRKPKTASVIRPAFSRGFINDGYIDVALEEDTPASSWRNSEAYGRTVRLPERGIRADFLSRARFNRKGKPIPPLNAATIPAVPLTQRTLEEQQAVRNLAQLSGQGTAPITTLIDTLIAQADPCVVNLMSRGSADHFQSAEQLTRMDQQSLRAMLAQAEVMSQQIRQLLSSGANGTAPAVPSLTTSMSIDGDSEADKVAPSPAATDDVPAMTQGEKTPALGDQSPEAPLEENPSKDANLPTTPTKATSVGTEPAIVESNSDDKNSVDGDVMDLE is encoded by the exons ATGCCAGTAACCACAATATCTTCCAACACGCGGGCCTCTCGGTCGCGTTTTTCGAGTCCGCAAGTCACGGCGTCCGAGTCCGCCACAAAGGAGTCTtcggccgccgccgtctctGCTGCCGAGGGCAGAGAGCCAAAGAAGAGCACTTTCTTGGAGCGCTGGTTGGAGCCCCCAGTGCAGAGCAAGCCCAGTTATCAGGAAGCAGGCCTTGTGCGGCAGGGCGTCTTTGACAATATGGCACCTCTAGGCACCATGCCGAAGCTCGGCGTCTTCAAGTCTTCAAGCGCCgcgacaccaacaccagccgCCAACCCTCCCAAGACCAGAATTGTTCTCAAGTCGAGCAGACCTGCGGCGTCATCTACGCCCACCCCTGCGGcgctgccaccacctcctccgccggcgcctgaggaggacgagacggaggaggaggacgagacGGCCGAGCCATACACGGAAGCCCCCTACCTGGAGCGGATCAAGAGCGAGGACAGAGGTCTTGCCGAGGGCATCAATTACAGGGAGACGACTCCTGCAGTGAGTGCACCCTCGCGCTCACATGGCTCTTTTTCTTCGCGTGACGTGGAGGCGGGCAACTGGGGTCCGGGCAGGATGTCGCAGGTGTCGTCGGCCGACCGCAGAAGTCAGTCCCGGGCAAGCGCCTCATCGcatccttctcatcatcatcatattCAGCAGCAACCGTCCACAAGCAGTGCGTCTCGTGAGGATGATTTGAAAAAGATCACggccaaggtggtggaggctgcGGTTGAGGCAGCGCTGCAGTTTTGTCGCTACCCCACTGCCTGGGCCCTGCGCACCCTCTACGATGAAAATTGCACTAGCCTGGAATTTCTCACCATGATCGAGAAGGTGTTCATGCAGAAGGCGGACGCACCCACGCTCAGCAAGTTTGCTAAGGATAtccagaagaaaaagaaggagggcaaggcctCCAACCAGGGATTCCAATACTTTTTTGGCCACGAACAAACCTCGATCCCGCCGGCGAAGCCTGCGCCCTACAACCATCTCATCAACTTTGGCGTGTCGCTTCTTCACTTTAAGGAATCAGAACCAGCCCCCAAGACCGAGAGGCAATCGACGCTCGATCGTCATACTGAACAGCCCGAGCCTGAGCCAGAAACTCGAACAGTCCCAGCCCCAGCCTgtgcaccaccacaacagcaagaGTCGCCAGCGCAGCCAGAGCCGGCGCAGGAACCGGTGCAGCTGCCATTGCGGGAAGCGACACCACTTCCCGCCGCTGTCGCCGAGAGCCCCCCGGTTGTTGAAGACTCTGTCGGGCCTCTCCCGTCAGACCCAGAGCCTGTTGGCACCACAGCGCCCGATACCGAGCCAGAGCAGACGCCTGAGCTCCCACAGCGCAACGAGCCTCAGGCTGAGCCGGAGCGTCGAGAGGACAAAGAGCCAGAGGAGCCCCCTCGCAAGAAACGAAAATCAGCTCGACATTCAGAGGCGACAtccaagaagatgatggaagcagcagccgccgccgccgccgccgccagcgcgacgacgacgacgacaacccaAGAGGTCGACGGCAAGCTGGTCGCAGAGACACCGCGCCGCCGCACCAGAGCGACGTCTCATTCCAGCACATCAACGCTATCCACGGCACGCTCACTGTCACTGACACCGGTAGCAGCCCGGCATCAGGCGATTGAAAATGAAGAGGAGACCCTGGTCTCCGATGCGCCTCCTTCGCGCAACAGCCCTGCCCCGGCCCAGCCAATCAACGGCAAGCGGCGTCGGTCCAATGCACCACGCAAGAGCAAGGGCGGGAACGTGTCACCCTCCCGGCGCTCGTCTGTTGCTTCGGCTGCGCCGCGTCCTGCTCAGTCGGCCAGCAACTCCCGCCGCCAGACGCCAGCCGTTGACCAGTCgcttgtcgatgaggagccCTACGACCCCGGCGCCACCGTCGACACATTCATCACCAGCCTGAacggcaagaagaacaagcCCGCCATCGTGTTCACCAGCAAGGTCGGCAAGCTTGACGAGAACGACGAAAAGACTCAGCGTCGTCGCCAGGCCAAGGAAGTCACCAACGGCAAGATTCTTGAGGATGCCATCACGAAGAAGGATGCCAGCGGTCAGTGGGAGTACAGCAACGCTCGAGGGCTCGTCGACCAGCCTTTAGCCGATGAatccatgatgatggagacACCCAACGCGTTGGCCACACGGCTGCGGGCCACTCTACCCGCCTCCCGCTCTACCCCGGCTGCTCGGGAAGGCAGAAACACCCGGTCTGCCCGGAAGCGATCTCatgatgaggttgaagaTCCAACGTCGCCCATCACGCCAGGCTTTCCCAACTCAGCCGCGCCTTCTACTGCCGCCAACTCACGTGCTGGCACACCTGCCACTCTGCGCCCTGCCAAGAAGGCCCGCACCGGGCTCAGAGTTAAGAATTC GCccatgaagaaaaagacgggTCCCTTGGCAGGTATTCCCCGTCCCAGCGGCGAGCGGAGCAGTCCCGTCGGCAACGGTCCCGTCGGCAATCCTCAG GATGACAACGACGACTATTGCGCCTCTTGCAGCAGCAACGGCGAGCTCATCTGCTGCGACGGCTGCACCCGGTCGTTTCACTTCAATTGTGTCGATCCCCCGTTGGCACGAGATGCGATGCCTAACGAGTGGTTTTGCAACGTGTGCCGCATGACGCGCGAACTGCAACCTTTCCGCGAGCACACGGGATCCTTTGCCCTGCTTTTTGAGAAGCTCGAAGCCAAGAACTCGACCGCTTTTGCCTTGCCGCCCGACATCCGCAACTGCTTCGAGGGAGTCCGCACAGGACCCGAGGGCGAGTATGAAGAGATTCTGCCAGTCGTCAAGACTGctcgcaagaagaagagcgaTGAAGAGGCGCCTGATTTCTTCAGGCTCCGCGATGCCGAGGGCAATGCTGCCATCTGCCATAGCTGCCAGAAACACAGCGCTTCGGACCGCGCCATTATCCCATGCAGCGCCTGTGGTATCTTTTGGCATCTCGACTGCCTAGATCCGCCCTTGGCCAACCCCCCGGTCCTGCGCACGTGGAAGTGCCCTCTCCATATTGACGAGCTCTTGGCTGAGATGCCCGAGGTGCTCGCTCCTGCCCACCGGGTCCGCAAGCCCAAGACAGCCAGTGTGATTCGGCCTGCTTTCAGCCGCGGCTTCATCAACGACGGCTACATCGACGTCGCTCTCGAGGAAGACACGCCCGCCAGCAGCTGGCGGAACAGCGAGGCGTACGGCCGCACTGTGCGTCTTCCGGAGAGGGGTATTAGGGCCGACTTTCTGTCTCG CGCTCGCTTCAACCGCAAGGGGAAGCCTATCCCGCCATTGAATGCGGCAACGATCCCAGCCGTTCCGCTTACGCAACGGACTCTTGAGGAGCAGCAAGCCGTTCGCAACCTGGCCCAGCTCAGCGGCCAGGGGACtgcccccatcaccaccttgatCGATACACTGATCGCCCAGGCCGACCCATGCGTCGTCAATCTCATGTCTCGTGGGAGCGCCGATCACTTCCAGTCCGCCGAGCAGCTCACTCGGATGGACCAGCAGAGCTTGCGCGCCATGCTGGCCCAGGCCGAGGTCATGTCGCAGCAAATCCGGCAGCTCCTCAGCTCTGGCGCCAACGGGACTGCACCTGCGGTTCCTAGCCTGACGACCTCGATGTCCATTGATGGCGACTCCGAGGCCGACAAAGTGGCTCCATCCCCGGCTGCCACCGATGATGTCCCCGCCATGACCCAAGGCGAAAAGACGCCTGCCCTAGGCGACCAATCTCCCGAGGCTCCCCTGGAGGAGAACCCAAGCAAGGATGCCAACTTGCCGACCACACCGACCAAGGCCACCTCGGTCGGAACCGAGCCCGCCATCGTTGAATCCAACAGCGATGACAAGAACTCGGTCGACGGGGACGTCATGGACCTCGAGTAG
- the PDR6 gene encoding member of the karyopherin-beta (EggNog:ENOG503NYJC; COG:U; COG:Y) gives MDPLPLPTSLAEVEALIRALYQPNPPETISRIQEVLQRLQRSPEGWQLAESLIAHPEDNIRFYAALTLIVKLNRDSAGLNEDDAKLLLENIISWTIQSLSDGAAPFVTKKLCSALITYFVLFSHVWPACVRHFIYCLDLGRGVPVENLDDALSTDILVGNLDSQKLKVAIWFVTSLVEEVGKTDMNSIKYADVHQRLAKNGQDATCLLARGFAPPIDDVGLKTQEETLACFQAWILYAQRASSDVDLLVTPLRQLVDPALQCFTNEHLFQATAELFSDVLQNYSGFFTKAHYDALSSFFESQWAANHYQQILHGNHREDGISFGLLMLAYGDAQVQALLEGTDERSQRFLESLSGLLATDGYLVGDDAIFVPALEFWSTFIETMIDCTFSDGDQSPVWKPYAERHLKAVVTNSWRKIQWPSAEIFAEWDSAERAAFCDARKDVADMLQSVFTLEGLDLISFFANLFLQALASQSWAELEATAFCLGALSDCISEDSKYDAELSKVFASQFFDLLGQGQTAVPLRLRQTGLSLIERYCEYFERHADYLPNALNLLFAAVGDSVLGGPSARSISTLCSSCRTILTGEAGTFIRHYQDIRGRQVLDALAEERIVLAVASIIQSITDENEKLQKFEELYTIFKKDFEFAVQLRSQPGLVDLTNPNVLRGLDPPIPSSLPLVEGISLHIALRSMRCIASMSKGMQDVKESPVDLEDESQVARTSEKLAALQADIVSLLIGVQQVFSTTGEIVEIICNILRAGFSETEPGPFVFPADIVTNYFVQQPFETPRMGTLLSTACSFVGSLYRGPKAIVPNQLVRLVPWVIALLQKLPAPEPEADTEISQNGICLIDRVLSKYPEVLFQVQPGQMLEFFFMFTLKVLNGKEPLPKTAAADFWSNFITLKPPSPDLASHVSNAMSYFGPLLAQTLINNIGGNAARSELDKLSEPLKKLVTQQVQAQAWLEGALTRTDEGENGGGFPSAAAERVSMAERAAFLKKVVGLRGARQTNQVVREFWLLCRGSSFAYVS, from the exons ATGGATCCGTTACCATTACCAACAAGCCTCGCCGAGGTGGAAGCA TTGATCCGAGCGCTCTATCAGCCAAACCCCCCTGAAACCATCTCCAGAATACAAGAGGTTCTTCAGCGACTTCAGAGGTCACCGGAAGGGTGGCAGCTTGCCGAGAGTCTCATTGCTCACCCAGAAGACAACATCAGGTTTTACGCTGCGCTAACCCTGATTGTCAAACTCAACCGAGATAG CGCTGGTCTGAATGAAGACGATGccaagcttcttcttgagaacATCATCAGCTGGACCATCCAGTCGCTGAGCGACGGGGCGGCTCCCTTCGTTACCAAGAAGCTGTGTTCGGCGCTCATTACCTACTTTGTACTTTTCTCCCACGTGTGGCCCGCCTGCGTTCGTCATTTTATCTATTGCCTGGATCTCGGCAGAGGCGTGCCCGTGGAGAATCTAGATGATGCCTTGTCGACAGATATCCTCGTGGGTAATCTGGATAGCCAGAAGCTCAAGGTGGCTATTTGGTTTGTCACGtcgttggtggaggaagtcGGCAAGACCGACATGAACTCGATCAAATA TGCAGATGTCCACCAAAGACTCGCCAAAAACGGCCAGGACGCCACTTGTCTCCTCGCCCGCGGCTTTGCTCCACCTATTGACGATGTCGGGCTCAAGACTCAGGAGGAAACACTGGCATGCTTCCAG GCTTGGATCCTTTACGCCCAACGAGCGTCGTCCGATGTAGACCTGTTGGTGACACCACTCCGACAACTGGTTGATCCAGCATTGCAATGCTTCACCAACGAACATCTTTTCCAAGCTACCGCCGAGCTCTTCAGTGATGTGCTGCAGAACTACTCGGGTTTCTTCACCAAAGCGCACTATGACGcgctttcttctttttttgaaAGCCAGTGGGCTGCGAACCACTATCAGCAAATTCTCCACGGGAACCACCGCGAGGATGGAATTTCCTTTGGACTACTGATGCTAGCCTATGGCGATGCCCAGGTGCAAGCCTTGCTGGAGGGTACAGACGAGCGGTCTCAGAGATTCCTGGAAAGCTTAAGTGGGCTTCTTGCCACTGACGGATACTTGGTCGGAGATGACGCCATCTTCGTGCCCGCCCTCGAGTTCTGGTCAACCTTCATTGAAACAATGATCGACTGCACCTTCTCGGACGGGGATCAGTCACCTGTCTGGAAACCATATGCTGAACGGCACCTTAAGGCGGTGGTGACAAACAGCTGGCGCAAGATCCAGTGGCCCTCAGCAGAAATCTTTGCTGAATGGGATTCTGCTGAGCGTGCTGCATTCTGTGACGCCAGAAAGGATGTTGCAGATATGCTTCAGTCAGTTTTCACCCTCGAAGGTCTGGATCTCATTTCTttcttcgccaacctcttccttcaAGCGCTCGCCTCACAGTCGTGGGCCGAGCTTGAGGCCACGGCGTTCTGTCTTGGTGCTCTCTCCGATTGTATCTCTGAGGACAGCAAGTATGATGCCGAGCTGAGCAAGGTCTTTGCTTCTCAATTCTttgaccttcttggtcaGGGCCAAACCGCTGTACCACTGCGTCTCCGCCAGACGGGGCTGTCGTTGATCGAGAGGTACTGCGAGTACTTTGAGCGCCATGCAGACTACCTGCCGAATGCCCTGAATCTTCTCTTCGCTGCTGTGGGGGACTCTGTTCTCGGTGGCCCTTCGGCACGGTCGATCTCTACCCTTTGCTCTTCGTGCCGTACCATTTTGACTGGCGAGGCCGGCACATTCATCAGACACTACCAGGACATCCGTGGAAGACAGGTGCTTGATGCTCTAGCCGAGGAGAGGATCGTGCTTGCCGTTGCCTCCATCATCCAGTCCATCACGGACGAAAATGAGAAGCTGCAGAAATTCGAGGAGCTTTACACGATCTTCAAGAAGGACTTTGAGTTCGCCGTCCAGCTCAGATCACAGCCTGGCTTGGTGGACCTGACAAACCCAAATGTCCTGAGGGGTCTTGATCCCCCTATTCCCTCATCTCTTCCACTTGTGGAGGGCATCTCCCTCCACATTGCACTTCGGTCAATGAGGTGCATTGCCAGCATGTCGAAAGGCATGCAAGATGTCAAGGAGTCTCCTGTGGATTTGGAAGACGAATCGCAGGTTGCCAGAACAAGCGAGAAGCTTGCTGCGCTACAGGCCGACATTGTCAGCCTTCTCATAGGCGTTCAGCAAGTTTTCAGCACTACAGGAGAGATTGTAGAGATTATCTGCAACATCCTGCGTGCTGGGTTCTCAGAGACGGAACCAGGCCCATTTGTCTTCCCTGCTGACATCGTCACCAACTACTTTGTTCAACAGCCGTTTGAGACACCTCGGATGGGAACGCTTCTCAGCACCGCTTGCTCCTTTGTGGGGTCGCTATACAGAGGGCCAAAGGCGATTGTGCCGAATCAGCTCGTCCGCCTGGTGCCATGGGTCATTGCCTTGCTTCAGAAGCTCCCAG CCCCAGAACCAGAAGCAGACACGGAGATCTCCCAAAACGGCATCTGCCTCATCGACAGAGTCCTGTCCAAGTACCCCGAAGTCCTCTTCCAAGTCCAACCGGGGCAGATGCTCGAGTTCTTCTTCATGTTCACGCTCAAAGTCCTCAACGGGAAGgaaccccttcccaaaacTGCCGCAGCTGACTTTTGG AGCAACTTTATaaccctcaaacccccctccccagacCTCGCCTCCCACGTCTCCAACGCAATGTCTTACTTTGGCCCGTTGTTGGCGCAAACGTTAATCAACAATATTGGCGGGAATGCTGCCAGATCAGAGCTGGATAAACTCAGTGAACCGCTCAAGAAGCTGGTTACTCAGCAGGTTCAGGCGCAAGCTTGGCTGGAGGGGGCGCTGACGAGGAcggatgagggggagaacGGCGGCGGTTTTCCAAgtgcggcggcggagagggttAGCATGGCTGAGAGGGCGGCGTTTTTGAAAAAGGTGGTTGGGCTGAGGGGGGCGAGGCAGACGAATCAGGTTGTGAGGGAGTTTTGGTTGCTTTGTAGGGGGAGTAGTTTTGCTTATGTTTcttag